One Eremothecium cymbalariae DBVPG#7215 chromosome 2, complete sequence DNA window includes the following coding sequences:
- the BSC6 gene encoding Bsc6p (similar to Ashbya gossypii ADL185W), which translates to MDIANDDSSVCVFMEQSSLKTVEACLVKDQQIVEVRTCQIEDNSPADGFYSVYKSIEYEGETVRVFPTNHKTVPLVRLQILTCFFMFMVLGINDQATGSLIPTLTKHYEISKVRACSVFICQTVSYITGSLFTGRLHGRYGARGVVLGAVTISIIFYSILALQPSKFYLYTLCYMPLGFSVALIGAMCNVVIGSLELHKNEFLGGLHAAYGISSCITPPLVTNIAKRYTWSDFFFLPLCLSIISLICCSYAFRYETRAKFNYVCAIADNGLYAENHLEEEEEPSRSQQYRVSVILGSLYLFLYLGAEIGTGSWLLTYLLECKSNDSVAMSYMNTSYWGGLTSGRIFLGWLTSRVFSNEYKASIVYGILTLFFYCIFVIVGFADTTMDGYFAYLFTVVFFAGVFIGPLFPNCSIVLLELLPKRVQMQGMGIIVALSSVGGASIPYVIGLILDSIGFRWFPVVVTFMVCTFNVIWWLYPLFIKNRTIVSTY; encoded by the coding sequence ATGGATATAGCGAACGATGATTCAAGTGTGTGTGTATTCATGGAGCAAAGTTCCCTGAAGACAGTGGAAGCATGTTTAGTCAAGGATCAGCAAATAGTCGAAGTTAGAACCTGCCAAATAGAGGACAATTCTCCTGCTGATGGGTTTTACTCTGTTTACAAGTCTATTGAATATGAAGGGGAGACTGTTCGAGTGTTTCCAACTAATCATAAGACCGTTCCATTGGTTCGGTTGCAGATTTTGACAtgtttttttatgtttATGGTGCTTGGTATCAATGATCAGGCAACTGGAAGCCTAATACCAACTTTGACCAAACATTACGAGATTTCTAAGGTTCGGGCATGTTCTGTGTTTATATGTCAGACTGTGTCTTACATTACTGGTTCGCTTTTCACAGGTCGGTTGCATGGGCGCTACGGTGCCCGGGGTGTTGTATTGGGAGCCGTTACCATTAGCATAATCTTCTACAGCATTTTAGCCTTGCAGCCTTCAAAATTCTATCTCTATACTCTATGCTACATGCCATTGGGTTTCTCTGTTGCATTGATCGGTGCAATGTGCAATGTTGTTATTGGAAGTTTGGAGTTGCATAAAAATGAATTTCTAGGAGGATTGCACGCAGCTTATGGTATTTCTTCATGCATAACGCCCCCCTTAGTTACTAACATTGCAAAAAGGTACACATGGTCcgatttcttcttcttgccATTATGTCTCTCCATTATCTCTCTTATCTGCTGCAGTTACGCTTTTAGATATGAGACACGGGCAAAGTTTAACTACGTGTGTGCTATTGCTGACAATGGCCTTTATGCAGAGAACCAtctggaagaagaagaagaaccaTCACGTAGCCAGCAATATAGAGTGTCTGTAATTCTAGGCTCTCTATATCTTTTCTTGTATCTAGGTGCTGAGATTGGCACAGGATCATGGTTATTGACTTATCTATTGGAATGCAAAAGCAATGATAGCGTTGCAATGTCTTACATGAACACGTCCTACTGGGGAGGACTAACTTCGGGTAGAATATTCCTAGGCTGGTTGACTAGCCGTGTGTTCTCTAACGAATACAAGGCCAGCATAGTCTATGGCATACTAACCCTATTCTTCTACTGCATTTTCGTAATTGTTGGGTTCGCTGACACCACTATGGATGGTTATTTCGCTTACCTATTTACTGTGGTATTTTTCGCAGGTGTGTTCATTGGACCGCTATTTCCTAATTGTTCCATCGTTTTACTAGAACTATTACCCAAGAGAGTTCAGATGCAAGGTATGGGGATAATTGTGGCATTATCTAGTGTTGGTGGGGCATCAATTCCCTACGTGATCGGTTTGATCTTGGATTCCATCGGTTTTAGATGGTTCCCTGTCGTTGTCACTTTCATGGTCTGCACTTTCAACGTCATATGGTGGTTATACCCTTTATTTATCAAGAATCGCACAATTGTGTCAACATATTGA